In Thauera aromatica K172, one DNA window encodes the following:
- a CDS encoding LysR family transcriptional regulator yields the protein MAVAGDGHILHGMHFNHLDLNLLVALDALLAEQNITRASRRLHLSQPAMSGALARLREYFGDDLLAPIGRRMVPTPLAESLAGPVRDILLKVETTVQIRPEFDPARAQRHFKLLMSDYVSIVLMTKALPLIQQIAPQVTIELLPYSDRPWESLERGEVDALIQPTQYIHEGHPAEALFEDSYTCIAWQENQLIGESITLEEYLALGHVAVRFGQQRLPAFDEWFFDHYGHTRRIEIITASFSTLPQFVVGTTRIATIHQRLADFYLRFLPLKRVAPPVEMPHLTEVIVWHRYRNRDPALLWLRNILRQCVDSPPPQ from the coding sequence TTGGCCGTTGCCGGCGATGGGCATATCCTGCACGGCATGCATTTCAACCACCTCGACCTGAATCTGCTCGTCGCCCTCGATGCCTTGCTGGCAGAGCAAAACATTACCCGCGCAAGCCGGCGCCTGCATCTGAGCCAGCCGGCGATGAGTGGCGCACTGGCGCGGCTGCGGGAATATTTCGGCGACGATCTGCTGGCACCCATCGGGCGCCGGATGGTGCCCACTCCGCTCGCCGAGAGCCTGGCAGGACCGGTCAGGGATATCTTGCTGAAAGTCGAAACCACCGTCCAGATCAGGCCGGAGTTCGACCCGGCACGGGCCCAGCGCCATTTCAAACTTTTGATGTCGGATTACGTCTCGATCGTGCTGATGACGAAGGCTCTGCCCCTGATTCAGCAGATCGCCCCCCAGGTCACGATCGAATTGCTGCCGTATTCCGACCGTCCGTGGGAATCCCTCGAACGCGGTGAAGTGGATGCGCTGATTCAGCCGACCCAGTACATACACGAGGGCCATCCCGCAGAAGCGCTTTTCGAGGATTCATACACCTGCATCGCCTGGCAGGAAAATCAACTGATCGGCGAGTCGATCACCCTTGAGGAGTATCTCGCGCTGGGGCATGTTGCGGTCAGGTTCGGTCAGCAGCGCCTTCCCGCCTTCGACGAATGGTTTTTCGACCACTACGGTCATACCAGGCGCATCGAAATCATCACCGCCAGTTTCAGCACCCTTCCCCAGTTCGTCGTCGGCACGACCCGTATCGCGACGATCCACCAGCGGCTGGCGGACTTCTACCTGCGCTTCCTGCCGCTCAAGCGCGTAGCGCCACCGGTCGAGATGCCACACCTGACCGAGGTCATCGTCTGGCACCGTTACCGCAACCGCGATCCTGCCCTCCTCTGGCTGCGCAATATCCTCAGGCAATGTGTCGATTCGCCGCCCCCGCAATGA
- a CDS encoding thiamine pyrophosphate-dependent enzyme, whose protein sequence is MDQQNRMTGGDALVQSLIQHGVDTLFGIPGVQTYSLFDALHRNEEHIKVITPRHEQTTAYMALGYAKSTGRIGTFSVVPGPGILNAAAAICTAHGVSAPILGITGQVPSDFIGSGKGHLHELPDQLATMRSITKWAARIEHPGQVPEIMDDAFRQLQTGRPRPVVVEMPWDVFTASAPIPPAHPAAASPQIEPDPDLIAKAAALLKDARNPMIMVGSGAQHAAAEVQALAEQLQAPVVSWRGGRGIVADDHSLGFTCASGFKRWAETDAVIGIGSRLELLWFRWPRLGKHRALINIDIDPVQMTRLKPTVGLVGDSARTCRELLEKVRSLGIVHSSRQAEFSALKQQTHEEIAAITPHVQYLSAIREVLPRDGFFVEEVCQTGFTSFFGFPVYAPRTFVTAGHQGTLGFGFPTALGVKAGNPDKCVVSITGDGGFLFGLQDLITAVQHGINLVTVVFNNNAYGNVRRDQQRLFQGRVIGSELQNPDFIKLAESFGVAGYRVDTPAGLRSTLEKAFALDAPALIEVPLDRSTETSPWPFLMPTPNPA, encoded by the coding sequence ATGGACCAACAGAACCGGATGACCGGCGGTGATGCGCTGGTGCAGTCGCTGATCCAGCATGGGGTCGACACTTTGTTCGGGATTCCGGGCGTTCAGACCTACAGCCTCTTCGACGCGCTCCATCGCAACGAGGAGCACATCAAAGTCATCACCCCCCGCCATGAGCAAACAACCGCCTACATGGCTTTGGGTTATGCAAAATCCACAGGCCGTATCGGCACCTTTTCGGTCGTCCCCGGCCCAGGCATTCTCAACGCCGCAGCCGCCATCTGCACGGCCCATGGCGTGAGCGCCCCCATACTCGGCATTACCGGCCAGGTCCCTTCCGATTTCATCGGGAGCGGGAAAGGGCACCTTCACGAACTACCGGATCAACTCGCGACCATGCGCTCCATTACCAAATGGGCAGCACGGATCGAGCACCCCGGCCAGGTTCCAGAAATCATGGACGATGCCTTTCGCCAGCTTCAGACCGGTCGCCCCCGCCCAGTCGTCGTGGAAATGCCCTGGGACGTTTTTACCGCCAGCGCACCGATACCGCCGGCGCACCCTGCTGCGGCCAGTCCGCAGATCGAACCCGATCCAGACCTGATCGCCAAGGCCGCAGCCCTGCTCAAGGATGCCCGCAATCCCATGATCATGGTCGGCAGCGGGGCGCAGCATGCTGCGGCTGAAGTACAGGCCCTGGCAGAACAGCTGCAGGCTCCCGTGGTCAGCTGGCGCGGCGGCCGCGGCATCGTCGCAGATGACCACAGCCTCGGCTTCACCTGCGCCTCGGGCTTCAAACGGTGGGCGGAGACGGATGCCGTCATCGGGATCGGCTCACGCCTGGAACTGCTCTGGTTCCGCTGGCCTCGGCTCGGCAAGCACCGTGCCCTGATCAATATCGATATCGATCCCGTGCAGATGACCCGCCTCAAGCCGACGGTCGGTCTTGTCGGAGATTCGGCACGAACCTGCCGTGAACTTCTCGAAAAAGTGCGCAGTCTTGGCATCGTCCACTCTTCCCGCCAAGCTGAATTTTCGGCGTTGAAGCAGCAGACCCATGAAGAAATCGCGGCGATCACACCTCATGTGCAGTACCTGAGCGCCATCCGTGAAGTGCTCCCCCGTGATGGTTTTTTCGTCGAAGAAGTCTGTCAGACCGGCTTCACGTCCTTCTTCGGCTTCCCGGTGTACGCGCCCCGCACTTTTGTTACCGCTGGCCACCAAGGAACGCTCGGCTTCGGCTTCCCCACCGCACTGGGCGTCAAGGCGGGCAACCCGGACAAATGCGTGGTGTCGATCACAGGAGACGGCGGCTTCCTGTTCGGCCTGCAGGACCTGATCACTGCGGTTCAACACGGCATCAATCTCGTGACCGTCGTATTCAACAACAATGCTTACGGCAACGTCCGGCGCGACCAACAGCGCCTCTTCCAGGGACGAGTAATCGGATCGGAACTGCAGAATCCAGATTTCATCAAGCTGGCAGAAAGCTTTGGCGTTGCCGGCTACCGGGTGGATACACCCGCCGGATTGCGCAGCACGCTGGAAAAGGCCTTCGCACTCGACGCCCCGGCACTGATCGAAGTCCCGCTCGACCGCTCGACCGAAACTTCGCCCTGGCCATTCCTCATGCCGACTCCGAATCCCGCCTGA
- a CDS encoding IS3 family transposase (programmed frameshift): MPRARRRQFSNADKRRILDAADRCTQPGEIGALLRREGVYSSSLSTWRRQREAAELAALAPQKRGPKPDPAAAEARQIAQLMRENERLKSQLDKAHLIIEVQKKVAALLGSPIDDTPRQVMMRGAEELAPALGMAAACRAVGLWRGAPARARARAHREALHGPHPRRTARPRPPLALAPLERKELLEVLNSERFCDMAPAAIHATLLDEGRYLGSVRTMYRALAANGATRERRRQLTHPAYAKPELLATAPNQVWSWDITKLKGPAKWTCFHLYVILDIFSRHVVGWLIAERESGELAEQLIAETVSRHDIAPGTLTLHADRGASMRSKPVAALLVDLDITKSHSRPHVSDDNPYSESQFKTMKYRPDFPARFGSLADARAHCQTFFTWYNTEHRHSGIGYMTPSSVHYGQAYAAHLLRQDTLDAAFLANPKRFKGRRPEPPALPSAVWINPPATETNDDPNTLASPVNS; the protein is encoded by the exons GTGCCGCGCGCCCGACGCCGGCAGTTCTCCAACGCCGACAAGCGGCGGATCCTCGACGCGGCTGACCGTTGCACCCAGCCCGGCGAGATCGGCGCGCTGTTGCGCCGCGAGGGCGTCTACTCATCGAGCCTGAGCACTTGGCGGCGCCAGCGCGAGGCCGCCGAACTGGCTGCACTGGCACCGCAAAAGCGGGGCCCCAAGCCGGATCCCGCCGCCGCCGAAGCGCGCCAGATCGCGCAGCTGATGCGCGAGAACGAACGCCTCAAGAGCCAGCTCGACAAGGCGCACCTGATCATCGAGGTCCAAAAAAAAGTTGCTGCCTTGCTGGGCAGTCCGATCGACGACACGC CACGACAAGTCATGATGCGCGGCGCCGAAGAACTTGCCCCGGCCCTTGGCATGGCCGCCGCCTGCCGGGCCGTGGGCCTCTGGCGCGGTGCGCCGGCCCGGGCGCGCGCACGGGCCCACCGCGAAGCCCTGCATGGACCGCACCCCCGCCGCACGGCACGGCCCCGTCCGCCGCTGGCGCTCGCCCCCCTCGAGCGCAAGGAATTGCTCGAGGTGCTCAACAGCGAGCGCTTTTGCGACATGGCGCCGGCGGCCATCCATGCCACGCTGCTCGACGAGGGGCGCTATCTGGGCTCGGTGCGCACCATGTACCGGGCGCTCGCCGCCAACGGCGCCACGCGCGAACGCCGGCGTCAGCTCACCCATCCGGCCTATGCCAAGCCGGAATTGCTGGCCACCGCGCCCAATCAGGTCTGGTCCTGGGACATCACCAAGCTCAAGGGGCCGGCCAAATGGACCTGCTTCCACCTTTACGTGATCCTCGATATCTTCAGCCGCCACGTCGTGGGCTGGCTGATTGCCGAGCGTGAAAGTGGCGAGCTGGCCGAACAGTTGATCGCCGAGACCGTGTCCCGCCACGACATCGCGCCCGGCACCCTCACGCTGCATGCCGATCGCGGGGCCAGCATGCGCTCCAAGCCCGTGGCCGCCTTGCTGGTCGATCTGGATATCACCAAGAGCCATAGCCGCCCGCACGTCTCGGACGACAACCCCTACTCGGAATCGCAATTCAAGACGATGAAGTACCGTCCAGACTTCCCCGCACGCTTCGGCAGCCTCGCCGACGCCCGTGCCCACTGCCAGACCTTCTTCACCTGGTACAACACCGAGCACCGGCACTCGGGCATCGGCTACATGACGCCGAGCAGCGTCCATTACGGCCAGGCGTATGCCGCGCATCTGCTCCGTCAGGACACTCTCGATGCAGCCTTCCTCGCCAACCCGAAACGTTTCAAGGGGCGCCGCCCTGAGCCCCCCGCGCTGCCCAGCGCCGTCTGGATCAACCCACCCGCAACGGAGACAAACGACGACCCGAACACCCTGGCTTCCCCAGTAAATTCATGA
- a CDS encoding acetoacetate--CoA ligase, with the protein MTRLTDELPLWIPSPAYVASTAMHAFMNAAGQSNYADLWQWSIDDPAAFWSRLVEFCNAAGDFRGPVLESDGRMLGTRWFPNARLNYAENMLRVRDEGDALVFWGEDKVKRRMSRSQLHADVSRFVGFLRAAGVGEGDRVAAVMPNLPETVVAMLATAAIGAIWSSTSPDFGARGVLDRIGQIEPKVFLCVDGYWYNGKAVDCLVKNAEIVSGMPPLEKVVVVSYLGVRPDLTAIGGAQHWDDVIAAFPATDIEFNHVGFSHPLVILFSSGTTGIPKCIVHGHGGVLLQHLKEQQLHSDLRLGDRLFYFTTCSWMMWNWLVSGLASGATLLLYDGSPFASQGAALFDYAQAERMTHFGTSAKFIDTAAKQGLAPARNHRLDALRVMLSTGSPLSPEGFDWVYRDVKKDVLLASISGGTDILSCFVLGNPVLPVHRGEIQSRGLGMAVDVFDEEGQSVREEKGELVCTRSFPVMSIGFWNDPDGTKYRSAYFDRFDNVWCHGDFSELTENDGVIIYGRSDATLNPGGVRIGTAEIYRQVEQLPEVIESLVIGQNWSSGESIDVRIILFVRLAEGLALTAELVERIKKQIRANTTPRHVPAEILQVKDIPRTKSGKIVELAVRNVVHGERVKNIEALANPEALDDFRDRPELKSPPGLPASGTRSSRAGV; encoded by the coding sequence ATGACACGCCTGACCGACGAACTGCCTCTGTGGATTCCTTCCCCTGCTTATGTGGCAAGCACTGCCATGCATGCTTTCATGAACGCAGCGGGACAATCGAACTACGCCGATTTATGGCAGTGGTCCATCGACGATCCTGCGGCGTTCTGGTCGAGGCTGGTCGAGTTCTGTAATGCTGCGGGAGATTTCCGCGGTCCCGTCCTGGAAAGCGATGGCAGGATGCTTGGTACGCGCTGGTTTCCGAACGCGAGGCTGAATTACGCGGAAAACATGCTCAGGGTGCGGGATGAAGGGGATGCCCTCGTTTTCTGGGGGGAGGACAAGGTCAAGCGGCGCATGTCGCGCTCCCAACTGCATGCCGATGTTTCCCGCTTCGTCGGTTTCCTACGGGCGGCGGGGGTCGGGGAGGGCGACAGGGTCGCCGCGGTGATGCCGAATCTGCCGGAAACGGTGGTTGCGATGCTTGCCACTGCAGCGATCGGAGCGATCTGGTCATCGACCTCGCCGGATTTTGGCGCCCGAGGCGTGCTCGACCGTATTGGCCAGATCGAGCCGAAGGTGTTCTTGTGTGTGGATGGCTACTGGTACAACGGGAAGGCGGTGGACTGCCTAGTAAAAAATGCCGAAATCGTATCGGGGATGCCTCCCCTGGAGAAGGTGGTGGTCGTGTCCTATCTTGGTGTCAGGCCAGACCTCACCGCCATCGGTGGCGCCCAACACTGGGATGATGTCATTGCGGCGTTCCCAGCGACCGATATCGAATTCAACCATGTCGGCTTTTCCCACCCGCTGGTGATCCTGTTTTCCTCAGGAACCACCGGGATCCCAAAATGCATCGTTCACGGCCATGGTGGCGTACTACTGCAGCACCTCAAAGAGCAGCAGCTGCACAGCGACCTCCGGCTCGGAGACCGCCTGTTCTATTTCACCACCTGCAGCTGGATGATGTGGAACTGGCTGGTATCGGGCCTGGCTTCGGGGGCGACGCTGTTGCTCTACGATGGCTCTCCTTTCGCGTCTCAGGGGGCGGCGCTTTTCGATTATGCCCAGGCCGAAAGAATGACTCATTTCGGGACTTCGGCAAAATTCATCGACACTGCGGCAAAACAGGGCTTGGCGCCCGCCAGGAACCATCGTCTCGATGCCTTGCGGGTCATGCTGTCGACGGGCAGTCCTCTTTCTCCGGAAGGCTTTGATTGGGTTTATCGCGACGTGAAGAAAGATGTCCTGCTGGCCTCGATATCGGGGGGGACGGATATCCTTTCTTGCTTTGTTCTGGGTAACCCAGTGCTGCCGGTCCATCGTGGCGAGATTCAGTCACGAGGGTTGGGAATGGCCGTGGACGTGTTCGACGAAGAGGGTCAGTCGGTGCGCGAGGAAAAGGGAGAGCTGGTGTGTACCCGATCTTTTCCCGTAATGTCGATCGGGTTTTGGAATGATCCTGATGGCACGAAATACCGTTCCGCATATTTCGATCGTTTTGACAACGTGTGGTGCCATGGTGATTTTTCCGAGCTGACCGAAAATGATGGTGTGATCATCTACGGACGCTCGGACGCCACGCTGAATCCAGGCGGTGTGCGTATCGGTACTGCAGAGATTTATCGGCAGGTCGAGCAACTGCCCGAGGTGATCGAGTCACTGGTGATCGGCCAGAACTGGTCGAGTGGGGAAAGTATCGACGTCAGGATCATATTGTTCGTTCGGCTGGCCGAGGGGCTTGCACTGACCGCGGAGCTGGTCGAACGGATCAAGAAACAGATAAGGGCGAACACCACGCCGCGCCACGTACCGGCTGAGATTCTGCAGGTAAAGGACATCCCACGCACCAAGAGCGGAAAAATCGTCGAGTTGGCTGTTCGTAATGTGGTGCACGGTGAGCGGGTCAAGAATATCGAGGCTCTCGCCAACCCCGAAGCGCTGGATGATTTCAGGGATCGGCCTGAACTGAAAAGCCCGCCTGGCTTGCCGGCAAGTGGCACCAGGTCTTCCCGTGCAGGAGTCTGA
- a CDS encoding site-specific integrase — protein MPGLKRFLAQLENPHASLLSGRELQDGTGAADFASARTLEAHIVGRIRSQDLQSAEAADWLRILHLVIRHLQAEGVSVAETRLPATLPSTPSPFSEPSIAAAARTAGWREALHRGIESVRSGTVDPLQLWGATILSAVLHGALLDSVKLSRLIEHISQGGRFHGTVPRCYLEFDLPHQGLGNLHLQRWFPDALTALLLIRLIPHQGGMPASAPPLAPKPQVAIRRFLTAQGLSRELQPTGIKDLIESASTWWRAHAPSLDVGVMTRALPAHAIHRRSWQRIFGTSQSSVAARLRSSAHASPEYGNADDADLLENLPIMHAWLEPALAALATDQRPIALEAIAALMARDPNDPLASCYLGFIQFLVEGNSAAGKPLALSTIRHRVTESLRRLLFHLGQADPTQMPLEDLQALYAEISNECDIESAQLALKTGLREFHAYLVRRHDLPYIQRLDLVLGDDAHLMPVDANLVTIDEYWAAQSCLDQELARGVAPDLVRIAKLVLMMAFRLGLRAMEIFGLRVEDVHLHGRGLTVLVRDYPGHRLKTENSKRILPAHALLAPGERTMLRAWVRRRQAEEAAVAEPGVTRSALLLASVKTGRASVSYEGISDRIYAALRRATGDRLLFIHHLRHAFATWTMLRLRGPDAPEIPEFFAAHPATARWLANGRRARLLLLGHVSAPSRVYAFAVARLLGHSSPTVSMGHYIHGTEIVMTAVADRELRGLPNTVLIAASGLPASTATRHLESSPQELVARTLARLLAPPIVEAVEPVESIAPASIQRPRGRPKASPPHLAPDWLALDKVRAVLHLAALPDLSQAQIAEQLQMAPGVVASILAQAPAYAPLLGLALTEANVPKLPRPRLPAELAFLSNFEARLATLARKAPALCRAGLQLHLKHFNRQKHDVVFTGPQYGGALASYIQFLGELGIKESEFQCVLRTQDGHARPPAWVPSTLKAQLPVRIRRIGPPSLAKASTYAKWLGIQLTEPNGNGLGHLAGIACMLGTLALEATLREPFDSHY, from the coding sequence ATGCCCGGACTCAAGCGATTCCTCGCGCAGCTCGAGAATCCGCACGCAAGCCTGTTGAGTGGTCGCGAGTTGCAGGACGGTACTGGGGCGGCCGACTTCGCAAGCGCGCGAACGCTCGAGGCGCACATTGTCGGCCGCATCCGCTCGCAGGACCTGCAAAGCGCTGAGGCGGCCGACTGGCTTCGCATCCTTCATTTAGTCATCCGGCACCTTCAAGCCGAGGGGGTGAGCGTCGCCGAGACACGACTGCCGGCGACCCTGCCCAGCACACCAAGCCCGTTTTCTGAACCGAGTATAGCCGCCGCCGCGCGCACTGCAGGATGGCGCGAGGCGCTTCATCGCGGGATCGAATCAGTGCGTAGCGGTACGGTTGATCCACTTCAGCTCTGGGGCGCAACCATCCTCTCGGCGGTCTTGCACGGCGCGCTGCTCGATTCGGTCAAGCTCAGCCGGCTGATCGAACACATCAGCCAAGGCGGCCGATTCCACGGCACAGTACCCCGCTGCTACCTCGAGTTCGACCTCCCACACCAAGGACTCGGGAACCTGCATCTGCAGCGCTGGTTTCCAGACGCACTTACCGCACTTCTGCTCATCCGGCTCATCCCGCATCAGGGCGGCATGCCGGCTTCAGCGCCACCGCTTGCTCCGAAGCCCCAGGTCGCTATCCGGCGCTTCCTTACCGCGCAAGGCCTCTCACGCGAACTACAGCCGACCGGGATCAAGGACCTGATCGAATCGGCCAGCACCTGGTGGCGGGCCCATGCGCCTTCGCTCGACGTCGGCGTGATGACACGCGCGCTCCCCGCGCATGCGATTCACCGCCGAAGCTGGCAGCGGATTTTTGGCACTTCACAATCCTCAGTCGCGGCGCGGCTCCGATCCAGCGCGCACGCCTCACCCGAATACGGTAACGCCGACGATGCGGACCTGCTCGAGAATCTGCCGATCATGCATGCGTGGCTCGAGCCTGCGCTGGCCGCGCTGGCAACCGATCAGCGCCCGATCGCCCTTGAGGCCATCGCTGCGTTGATGGCGCGTGACCCGAACGACCCGCTCGCCAGTTGCTATCTCGGTTTCATCCAGTTCCTCGTCGAAGGCAACAGCGCGGCCGGTAAGCCGCTGGCCCTATCAACGATTCGTCACCGGGTGACCGAGTCTCTTCGCCGCTTGTTGTTTCACCTCGGGCAGGCCGATCCAACACAGATGCCGCTTGAGGATCTGCAGGCGCTCTACGCGGAGATCAGCAACGAGTGCGACATCGAGTCGGCCCAGCTCGCACTCAAGACGGGCCTGCGCGAGTTTCACGCTTACCTTGTGCGCAGACATGATCTGCCCTACATCCAGCGCTTGGACCTCGTGCTCGGTGATGATGCCCATCTGATGCCGGTCGACGCCAACCTGGTCACCATCGACGAGTACTGGGCAGCGCAATCGTGCCTGGATCAGGAGCTCGCCCGCGGGGTTGCCCCCGACCTCGTGCGCATCGCCAAGCTCGTCCTGATGATGGCTTTTCGGCTGGGCCTGCGTGCGATGGAGATCTTCGGGCTGCGCGTTGAGGACGTCCACCTGCACGGCCGGGGCCTCACGGTGCTGGTCCGCGACTATCCCGGCCATCGCCTCAAAACCGAGAACTCGAAACGGATCCTCCCCGCCCACGCCTTGCTTGCACCGGGCGAGCGCACGATGCTAAGGGCCTGGGTGCGCAGGCGACAAGCGGAAGAAGCGGCCGTGGCCGAACCGGGGGTGACGCGCTCCGCGTTGCTACTGGCGAGCGTCAAGACGGGCCGCGCCAGTGTGTCCTACGAGGGCATCTCGGACCGCATCTATGCGGCTCTGCGTCGTGCCACCGGTGACCGGCTGCTGTTCATTCACCACTTGCGGCACGCGTTTGCGACGTGGACGATGCTGCGTCTTCGCGGGCCCGACGCCCCCGAGATCCCGGAATTCTTCGCAGCACACCCCGCCACCGCGCGTTGGCTTGCGAACGGGCGCCGAGCACGCCTGCTGTTGCTCGGTCATGTCAGCGCACCAAGCCGGGTCTATGCGTTTGCTGTTGCACGGCTACTCGGGCATTCGAGCCCGACCGTGTCGATGGGGCACTACATCCACGGGACCGAAATCGTGATGACCGCCGTCGCCGATCGCGAACTGCGCGGATTGCCCAACACCGTGCTCATTGCTGCATCCGGTTTACCGGCGAGCACGGCGACGCGGCATCTTGAATCGTCTCCACAAGAACTGGTCGCGCGCACGTTGGCGCGGTTGCTCGCGCCGCCAATCGTTGAGGCCGTCGAGCCCGTTGAGTCCATCGCGCCTGCCTCCATCCAGCGTCCGCGTGGGCGTCCCAAGGCGTCGCCACCCCACCTGGCCCCGGACTGGCTCGCGCTCGACAAGGTCCGGGCCGTGCTGCATCTGGCCGCCCTGCCCGACCTCTCGCAGGCGCAGATTGCCGAGCAGTTGCAGATGGCGCCGGGCGTTGTTGCCTCGATCCTGGCACAGGCGCCGGCCTACGCCCCCTTGCTTGGACTCGCGCTCACGGAGGCAAACGTGCCCAAACTGCCCCGGCCACGCTTGCCGGCCGAGCTCGCGTTTCTATCCAACTTCGAAGCCCGCCTGGCCACGCTCGCACGCAAGGCGCCGGCGTTGTGCCGTGCTGGCCTGCAACTTCACCTGAAGCACTTCAACCGCCAGAAGCATGATGTCGTGTTCACCGGGCCCCAGTATGGCGGTGCGCTCGCAAGCTATATCCAGTTCCTGGGCGAACTCGGCATCAAGGAGTCGGAGTTTCAGTGCGTGCTGCGTACCCAAGACGGCCATGCCCGTCCACCGGCCTGGGTTCCCTCCACGCTCAAGGCCCAGCTTCCGGTACGCATTCGCCGCATCGGCCCACCCTCACTCGCCAAGGCGTCGACCTACGCCAAGTGGCTGGGCATCCAACTCACCGAGCCCAATGGCAACGGGCTCGGTCACCTGGCGGGGATAGCCTGCATGCTGGGCACGCTCGCGCTTGAGGCGACGCTCAGAGAGCCTTTTGATTCCCATTACTAA
- a CDS encoding ISAs1 family transposase, with amino-acid sequence MDTGKLADMVEVFEGLEDWRNAQQTRHRLSELLTVAVCAVLSGADDFEEISQWGSAKLAWLRGFLRLDYDVASPDTFERVFALLDPKQFEQAFRAWVGGIIPALGKDQVVAIDGKSSRRTTSKAAGAPLHLVSAFAANVGVVLGQMATAEKSNEITAIPELLKVLDIDGCIVTIDAMGTQTKIARAIRERGAHYVLCVKDNHPTLRDSIIFADIDPRGPLTPGSTHESKSTGHGRIEVRRCTAYDATDRLHKAAAWKDVASFAVVERVRTVGERTSTERAYYISSLPADAQRIALAIRSHWEVENRLHWCLDVQFGDDYARGCIGHIAHNLALVRHMALNLIRLDTSIKTSIKTKRLLAATSDEFRAALLGFEAPEEDDDDD; translated from the coding sequence ATGGACACAGGGAAGCTGGCCGACATGGTGGAGGTTTTCGAGGGTCTCGAGGACTGGCGCAACGCGCAACAGACGCGGCACCGCTTGAGCGAACTGCTGACCGTGGCGGTGTGCGCCGTGCTCAGCGGGGCGGACGATTTCGAGGAGATCTCGCAGTGGGGGAGCGCCAAACTGGCGTGGCTGCGCGGCTTTCTTCGGCTCGACTACGACGTGGCTTCGCCCGATACCTTCGAGCGCGTGTTCGCGCTGCTCGATCCGAAGCAGTTCGAGCAAGCCTTTCGCGCATGGGTAGGTGGCATCATCCCGGCGCTGGGCAAAGACCAAGTCGTCGCTATCGATGGCAAGTCGAGCCGACGCACCACGAGCAAGGCGGCCGGTGCACCGCTGCATCTGGTCAGCGCGTTTGCGGCCAATGTGGGCGTGGTGCTGGGCCAGATGGCGACCGCCGAGAAGTCCAACGAGATCACGGCGATTCCCGAACTGCTCAAGGTGCTCGACATCGACGGTTGCATCGTCACCATCGATGCGATGGGTACGCAGACCAAGATCGCACGCGCCATCCGTGAGCGAGGTGCCCACTACGTGCTGTGCGTGAAAGACAACCACCCGACGCTTCGTGACTCGATCATCTTCGCCGATATCGACCCACGCGGCCCGCTGACGCCGGGCTCGACGCACGAGAGCAAGAGCACCGGCCACGGGCGGATCGAAGTGCGTCGCTGTACGGCGTATGACGCCACTGATCGGCTCCACAAGGCCGCCGCCTGGAAGGATGTAGCCAGCTTTGCCGTTGTCGAGCGCGTGCGAACGGTGGGCGAACGCACCAGCACCGAGCGCGCGTACTACATCAGCAGCCTGCCGGCCGATGCCCAGCGGATTGCATTGGCGATCAGAAGTCATTGGGAAGTCGAGAATCGTCTGCACTGGTGTCTGGATGTCCAGTTCGGTGATGACTACGCCCGCGGCTGCATCGGTCACATTGCCCATAACCTGGCGCTGGTGCGCCACATGGCGCTCAATCTCATTCGGCTCGATACCTCCATCAAGACCAGCATCAAGACCAAGCGACTGCTGGCAGCAACATCCGATGAGTTTCGGGCCGCACTGCTCGGTTTCGAGGCGCCTGAAGAGGATGATGATGACGATTAA